The sequence GACAGCACCGCGATCAGCTTGGTCAGCGGGCTCGAGGGACCTGGGATCAGCGCAGGCCTTGCTGTCCACGACGCGGGCCGGCTCGCCTGCACGATCATCATGGGTTACTCGGGCGACAACGCCTCGGGGTCGGCGAAGGGCGACTTTCCCTATTCGCCAAACTGCGACTGGAGGACGAAGTGGCCGCCACAGCTCGACCAGTGGCGTCCCAAGGTCGTGCTGATGCTCTTCGGGCCCTTGGACACAGCCGATCACCTGCTCAATGGGCGTTGGCTCCGAGTCGGGACTCCCGAGTGGCAGTCCTATTACGACGACCAGCTGACCCAGATGACGAGCATGCTCAGCTCGCGGGGGGCGCAGGTCGTGGTCGCCACGGTCCCGCAGTACCACCACACGCCTGACGCCGCGTACCCGCATCCCACCTACAACGACGCCAGCAGGCTGGCCGACCTCAACGCCTTGTACCAGACCTTTGCCTCGGCGCACTCGGTGAACATCTTCGACCTGGCGAGCCAGGTCGTCCCGAGCGACTTCGGTGACGACGGCGTTCACTTCTCTCTGGCGGGCGCCACCCGGCTGGCCGCCTTCGTGAACCCGGCGCTGGAGGAGCTCGCCAATCCGTTGCCGTCGGTCGTGGTCCCCCCGGGCCTGACATTGAAGTCCGCCGGACCCACCCAGTCGGGCCCCGGAGCTCGCTGACCGGGGCGGTCGCGCGCTCACCTAACATGCCTCCAGGACGCGAGGGAGGCAGGTTGCGCGACGAGTTGCAGCAGGGCGTGGAGGCCGATCTGCCGGGCCCGGAGGGCGACCGGCAGCACGTCGTGTTCCTGTGCACGGGCAACGCGGCCCGCTCGGTGATGGCGGGCGCGGCGCTGGCCCGATCGGGCTCGGCGCGGATCACCACAGCGGGCACGCACGTGGTCGAGGGCCAGCCCATGAGCTGGCGCACCCGGTCGGCGCTCGAAGGCGTGGGCCTGGCCGCCGAGGGGCACCGCAGCCGGCAGATCCGCCAGCGCGACCTGGACGATGCCGACCTCGTCGTGGGCCTGGCCCGCGAGCACGTCGAGCACGTTCGGCGCCGGCACCCTGCGGCCGCCCCCCGCACGGCGACCCTGCGCCGGCTGTGCCGAGATCTGCCCGGTCGGCCGGGGACGCTCCAGGAGCGATTGGATGCCCTCCGCCTCGACGAGGTCGAGCTCGAGGCCTGGGAGGACGTGGACGACCCGGCCGGGGGAGAGGTGGAGGACTTCCACGGCTGCGCGGCGGAGATCGTCGAGCTGGTCGCGCTGCTCGAGCGCGAGCTGTCCTGATCCCGTGAGCAGCGACGGGGATCGGCCGCCCCTCACCGTCCCGGCCCTGGTCGCCGCCTCGGCCGAGCGCCACACCGACGTCGAGGCGCTCGTCGACGAGACGACCCGGCTGACCTACGCCGAGCTGGCGCCGGCCGTGCACCGGTCGGCCGCGGCGGCCATGGCGGTCGGGGTCGGTCCGGGCGACCGGGTCGCCATCTGGGCGCCCAACCTCACCGAGTGGGTGGTCGCCGCCCTGGGCGTCCTGTCAGCCGGCGGCGTCCTGGTGCCGCTGAACACGCGCTTCAAGGGATCAGAGGCGGCCTACGTCCTCGCCAAGAGCGGGGCCCGCGTCCTCTTCACGGTGTCGGGCTTCCTCGGCGTCGACTACGTGGACATGCTGCGCCAGGCGACAGAGGAGTCAACGCTCGACGCCATCGTCGTGCTGCGGGGTGATGCTCCTCAGGGCACCCTGTCGTGGCCGGACTACCTGAGCGGGGGCGACAAGGTGCATGCGGCCGACGTCGACCACCGGATGGCCGCGGTCGGGCCCGACGACCTGTCGGACATCATCTTCACCTCCGGCACCACCGGTCGGCCCAAGGGAGCGATGGTCACCCACGCCCAGACCCTGCGGGTGTTCCGAGCCTGGGCCGAGATCGTGGGCCTGACACGCGGGGACCGCTACCTGATCGTCAACCCCTTCTTCCATACCTTTGGCTACAAGGCGGGATTCCTCGCGTCCTTCATCGTCGGCGCCACGGTCGTGCCTCACGCCGTGTTCGACGTGCCGACCGTGCTGCGGCGCGTGTCCGAGGAGCGCATCTCCATGCTCCCGGGGCCGCCCACGCTCTACCAGTCGATCCTCGATCACCCCGACCGGGGGCACTACGACCTCTCGTCGTTGCGCCTGGCCGTCACCGGCGCTGCCGCGGTGCCGGTGGAGATGATCCGTCGCATGCGCAACGAGCTCACGTTCCGCACCATCATCACCGGTTACGGCCTCACCGAGTCGACGGGCACGGTCAGCATGTGCCGCTACGACGACGACCCCGAGACCATCGCCACCACCTCCGGGCGCGCCATCCCGGACACCGAGGTCCGCGTCGTCGACGACTCCGGCGCCGAGGTCCCGACGGGTGAGCCGGGCGAGGTCGTCGTCCGCGGCTACAACGTCATGAGGGGGTACTTCGACGAGCCCGAGGAGACCGCCGCCACGATCGACGCCGACGGCTGGCTGCATACCGGCGACGTCGCGGTCATGGACAAACGCGGCTATCTGCGCATCACCGATCGCAAGAAGGACATGTTCATCGTCGGTGGCTTCAACGCCTACCCGGCAGAGATCGAGAACATCCTGCTCGGCAACGCCAAGGTGGCGCAGGCAGCGGTGGTGGGCGTCCCCGACGAGCGAATGGGCGAGGTCGGCGTGGCCTTCGTGATCCCGCGGTCGGGCGAGGAGCTGACCCCGGGCGAGGTCATCGAGTGGTGCCGCCAGGTGATGGCGAACTACAAGGTGCCCCGCCGCGTGGAGATCGTGGAATCGCTGCCGCTCAACGCGAGCGGCAAGGTGCTCAAGTACGAGCTGCGGCGGCTAGCGCGACCCTGACCGG is a genomic window of Acidimicrobiales bacterium containing:
- a CDS encoding GDSL-type esterase/lipase family protein, translated to MRRFWIHHVLPVAFCLVPVLAAALVFAAVPAATTSTTPAASFLRASPDTASAPPASTAPELSSVMVVGDSTAISLVSGLEGPGISAGLAVHDAGRLACTIIMGYSGDNASGSAKGDFPYSPNCDWRTKWPPQLDQWRPKVVLMLFGPLDTADHLLNGRWLRVGTPEWQSYYDDQLTQMTSMLSSRGAQVVVATVPQYHHTPDAAYPHPTYNDASRLADLNALYQTFASAHSVNIFDLASQVVPSDFGDDGVHFSLAGATRLAAFVNPALEELANPLPSVVVPPGLTLKSAGPTQSGPGAR
- a CDS encoding FadD3 family acyl-CoA ligase, encoding MSSDGDRPPLTVPALVAASAERHTDVEALVDETTRLTYAELAPAVHRSAAAAMAVGVGPGDRVAIWAPNLTEWVVAALGVLSAGGVLVPLNTRFKGSEAAYVLAKSGARVLFTVSGFLGVDYVDMLRQATEESTLDAIVVLRGDAPQGTLSWPDYLSGGDKVHAADVDHRMAAVGPDDLSDIIFTSGTTGRPKGAMVTHAQTLRVFRAWAEIVGLTRGDRYLIVNPFFHTFGYKAGFLASFIVGATVVPHAVFDVPTVLRRVSEERISMLPGPPTLYQSILDHPDRGHYDLSSLRLAVTGAAAVPVEMIRRMRNELTFRTIITGYGLTESTGTVSMCRYDDDPETIATTSGRAIPDTEVRVVDDSGAEVPTGEPGEVVVRGYNVMRGYFDEPEETAATIDADGWLHTGDVAVMDKRGYLRITDRKKDMFIVGGFNAYPAEIENILLGNAKVAQAAVVGVPDERMGEVGVAFVIPRSGEELTPGEVIEWCRQVMANYKVPRRVEIVESLPLNASGKVLKYELRRLARP